The nucleotide sequence TGCCGTAGATCAACAGGCACAGGGCGATCCCGATTCCGAAGGCCCAGGCGGCGCCCTTGATCACCAGAACGGCGGCGATCACGCCGGCAATGCCGAGGTCACGCTGGCTGCGGGCTTCGAGAATCCCCAGTCGTACGCTGACATAGCCCTGGATCAACAGGGTCAGCGCCAGCGCGATCCCCAGAATGGGCTGGACCAGACTGACGATGGGCAGCAACAGCAGGCCGGTATTCGTGCCCCAGCGGAAGGAGCCTGAGCCCCCGAACAGCGAGTGCATCGCCTGCTTGCCTTCCTTGTAGCGCTCGACCACGACGACCTGCATGGCGGCCCACAGCGGCCCGCACATGGTGACGTCCGGACCGAACAGGCTCATCAGCGTATTGCGGCCACCGAAGATCATGTGGGCACGGTTGGCGTCGTAGTCGATCTTCTCGTCAGGCCGTGACTCATCGGCTTCCTCGACCAGCGCCTTGGATTGCAGGACATCGCCGAACAGCACGATATAGGCGGCCAGTACGGTGGGCAGGGCGGTCAGGAACATCGACAGCGGCGGCAAGCCCACGCCAAAGACGGTGTACTGGCTGAACATGGTCACGAAGTCCGGCTGACTGAAGCCCCACTGCACGTCAGGCCAGGCGGCCTCGCCGACCAGCGGTGCGACGATGATCGCCAGCAGGATGATCGGGAAGATCCCCAGCTTGCCCAGGTTGTCCCAGAACGGATTCGAGGTCTTCAGCCTTGCGAAGTGGCGCGAGAAGATGATGTAGAACGCCAGACCCACGGCGATGCTGATGGTGATGGGATAGGTGTCGAAGCGTCCGCCTTCCTTGAAGACCACGCTGATCGCGGCCAGGCCTGCCCCCATGATGATGCCGGCCTTGATGGCCGAGGGAATCAGGTTGACCACCTTGCTGGCCAGCCCCGTTCGTCCGAGCACGATGGCCAGTATCCCGAGCATCAGCTGGAAGGCGATCAGGGCATGCACCCGCGTCTCGCCCTCGGGGAAGGTGGCCACATAGGCCATCAGCAGAGGGATGGCCGGCGTGATCCAGCCGGGAATGACCGGGTCGCCCAGCAGATGGTGAACGAGATACAGCAGCCCGTTGAGCATCACGATGGCCAGGGCGGCTTCAAACGGCATGCCCAGCAGCTCCGTCATCAGCGGGATGGCGGCGAGATCCACCGCGCACATCAGAAGCCCCTGCAGATAGTCGGGCAGCTCGAATCGGTAGTGCAGGAAGGGCAGGCGAATCTTGAAAGGCCCCAGGGCGTAGTAGGGGCTTTCCTCTCCGGGTTGGCGGGTTTTCCAGTGGCTCATGATGGCGTTCCTGTTGTTATCGTTATTCATCTTCACCTGGGGTGGAGATGGTGTTCACGAGAAGGGGCAGTGCTCATGCCTGGCGGGCTTCACCAGGCGGCGCGATAGATGCACTCGATGTCGTGCTGGGTCAGTTGACGCGGATTGTTGCGCAGCAGGCGTTCCACCTTGACGGCATCTGCCGCAAGCGAAGGAATATCCTTTTCGGAAATGTCGAAATGGCGCAGGCCACTGGGGATGTCCACGTCTCGGCACAGCTGGTGCAGGCGCTCGACGACCAGTTCGGCCGCGGCCTCATCCTTGAGTGCATGATGCGCAGTATCCAGTGCCTCTGCGATATCCCGGAAGCGTTCGACGCAGGCCAGCGCATTCCAGCGCATCACATGCGGCAGCAGCAGGGCGTTGGTCACGCCATGGGGCAGGTGGTAGCGCCCGCCCAGCGGGTAGGCCAGGGCGTGGACCGCGCCGACCCCCGCATTGCCGAAGGCCATGCCTGCCAGCAGACTCCCCGTGGCCATGGCTTCACGCGCCTCGAGATTGCCGGGATTGGCATAGGCCTTGGGCAATGCCTTGATGATCAGGCGCATGGCCTTGATGGCCAGCGCATCGGTGATGGGCGTGGCGAAGTTGGACAGATAGGCCTCGATGGCATGCACCAGAGCATCGACGCCGCTGGCGGCAGTGACATGGCGGGGACAGCTGACCGTCAGCTCCGGGGCGACGATGGCGACGTCCGGCAGCAGGTAGTCATTCACGATACCTTTCTTCATGCGTGCTTCGGTGTCAGACAGAATGCCGATGTTGGTGACTTCGGAGCCGGTGCCTGCCGTGGTCGGCATCGCGATCAGCGGTGCACCACGCACACGGGCCTTGTCTTCCCCGAACAGGCTTTCCAGATCGCCGTCATGGGTGGCGTACACCGCCACGCATTTGGCGATGTCCATGGCGCTGCCGCCGCCCAGCGCGATCAGGCCATCGCACTGCGCCTCGAGGTAGACGCTCATGCAGTCCTCCACGATGTGCACTTCCGGCTCGGCACTGACCTCGCTGAAGATGCGGTAATGGGTCAGCTGGCCATTGGCCTTCAGTACATCGAGCTGATCCGTGATCGGCTTGAGGGTACCCGATCCCAGCACACCGGGGTCGGTGACCACCATCGGGCAGCGCATGCCCAGGCGAAGGATTTCTTCACTGAGGCGTGATGAGGCCTGTTGGCCCGTTATCAGGCGGTGGGCGGATTTGAAGCTGGCGATGCTCATGGCGATATCCTGTCCTGGATGACATGGGGAAGGGCGCTGGTTGGCGCCTCCTGTCATGATGGATAGCAAATGGCATGCCAGTTTCTTGCTCTTTACAAGCCACTGAATTCAATGGGTTTTTATTGAGTTTTCGCCTAAGGTCGCTACGCCCAAGGTCGATGTTCTGATGCCATATGGAATCAATCACGTGGCTTGAGTGATGCGTTATGTCATCAAATGCGATGCGATGATGGCAGGTGACGGACGATCGAAAGCCGCGATTCTGCACGGGTCACTGGTCTCTTTGCCCCAATGTCATTATCGTTTGATGAAAACCGCCGAAGGATTGATGAAAATCGCCATATGCCTGATACCCCGACCGCGCTGGATATGAAGCCCTTGAGCACTGGCGCGCATCCCTACCCGCGGCCGGACTCACCGCCCGTGCTGGCGCCCGGCGCCGCCGAGAATACGCTGAATGTCTGGCTGGTACCGCGCTTCTCGATGTTGACGCTGTTCTGCCTGCTCGAGCCCTTGAGGGTCGCCAATCGCTTCGGGCGGGATCTGTTCGCCTGGCGGCTGTTGTCAGCGGATGGTGAGGCGGTGGTGGCCAGCAACGGGGTCCGTATCGATGTTGATGGTCGCCTCGATCAGCTGATGACGGGGGAGCCCCGGCAGGCACCGGAAGCGGTGTGTGAACAGACCTCGGCATCCATGGCCCGGATGCGCCTGATGGTGGTGTCGTCCTATGAGCCAGAAGCGAGTGTCGACAGTGAGTCGCGTGCCGTGCTGCGTTGGCTGGCGGCCCATGGTGCCTGGCTGGGGGGGCTGGATACCGCCCCCTTCATTCTGGCGCGGGCCGGTGTGCTGGCGGGGCATCCGGTGGCGTTGCACTGGGAAAGCGTGCCGGCCTTTCAGCAGGAGTTTCCTGAGCTGGACGTCAGCTCGGCCCCTTATGAATGGCAGGGTGAGCGTCTGACCGGCTCCGGCGGGGCGGCCAGCATCGACATGATGCTGGCCTGGATCGAGCGGCTCTATGGCCCTTCGCTGGCCGATGCCGTGGGGCGTCAGATCATGCACCAGCGCACGGCCGTGAATGTGGAGAGCCCGACTCCGCGCGATTCGTCGTTGCCGCGCAGTGTCGTGCGGGCGCTGGCGGTGATGGAGGCCAATCTTGCCCAGGCCCTGCCCATTCCGGTGGTCTGTCGGCTCGCGGGGCAGTCACAGCGCCAGCTGACGCGCCTGTTCGTGGCGCAATTCGGCGAGACCCCCAAGCAATGCTATCTCGGCATGCGTCTGGATCATGCACAGCGGGTGCTCGCCGACAGTCGGGTCAGTGTCTCCCAGGCGGCCTTTGCCACGGGATTCACCCATCTGGCGCACTTTTCTCGTGCCTATCAACAGCGTTTCGGTGAGGCGCCCAGCGTGACGGCGCGTCGCGGACTGGCCGCTGAATGAACGGCCATCACGCTCGCGTGTGGCGCATGAATGACAGTTTCGTCGTCTGAGGATGCTATGGGTATGAACTGGATAACCTGGCTGGATCTGGCCGGTGTGATGATCTTCGCGCTGACAGGCGTCGTCGTGGCCTGTCGTTCGCGGATGGACCCGATCGGCATGCTGGTGCTCGGCGCCGTGACCGGTATCGGCGGCGGCACCCTGCGTGATCTGGTGCTGGGCATCAGACCGGTGTTCTGGGTCGAGCAGCCGGTCTATCTCTGGGTGATCCTGCTCACGGTGGGCGTGGCGACATTGGGCTTTCACTACATCCACCGCCTGACGCGGGTCTTTCTGCCCGTGACGGATGCCTTCGGCCTTGCGCTGTTCACCGTGCTGGGCGCTCACAAGGCCCGCATGATGGGGGTAGAGGGCATCGTTGTCGTGGTGATGGGCACCATGAGTGGCGTGGCAGGCGGCATGATCCGGGATGTACTGGCGCGCCGCGTGCCGATGGTGCTGCGTCAGGAAATCTACGCCTCGGCGTCGCTGGCGGGCGGGATTCTCTATATCGCGCTGCTCGAGCTCGGGATGCCGCTTGCCTGGGCGACAGGCGCGGCCATCGTGATGGTATTGATGATTCGACTTCCGGCCATCTACTGGAATCTGACGCTGCCGACCTTCGCCTGGGTCATCATCCCGCCACCGGACCTGTCAGCGAGTGGTGAACCCCGCACGTCGGGCACGCCCTCAGACAATCAGCGCGAGCAGGGTGACGCCGAATTCGCCACCACCCTGGGGGGCTCAGTGGGGCTCAGCAAGCTCGAGGCCTCGATGAAGATCGACCAGCCCCCCGAACCGCCGATGCTGCCACGCCGTACTCCCAAGGCCCGGGTGCGCATGCTGCGCCCCGGCGAGAGCCGGCGAGGCAGGAACTGAGCACGGAAGGCCATGGCGTGATCGCTTGGAAGCGGTGCGTGATTGTGGTGCAAGAAGTGCCTGACAGGTGCCGATCATTGCGATTTCTGCAAAGATACGGGCCGAACAAGTGGTCATCAAGGTCTGACAAGGGCCATCGTCTTCTGGGAGAAGTTTCATCATGCGCAGTCGCTCACAAGACCTTGAATGGTTGCTGGCGGTGGTCGACAGCGGAGGGTTCAGTGCTGCCGCCAAGCAGCGGGATGTGCCCGTGGCCAAGGTGTCGCGGGCCATCCAGCGGCTGGA is from Cobetia marina and encodes:
- a CDS encoding iron-containing alcohol dehydrogenase: MSIASFKSAHRLITGQQASSRLSEEILRLGMRCPMVVTDPGVLGSGTLKPITDQLDVLKANGQLTHYRIFSEVSAEPEVHIVEDCMSVYLEAQCDGLIALGGGSAMDIAKCVAVYATHDGDLESLFGEDKARVRGAPLIAMPTTAGTGSEVTNIGILSDTEARMKKGIVNDYLLPDVAIVAPELTVSCPRHVTAASGVDALVHAIEAYLSNFATPITDALAIKAMRLIIKALPKAYANPGNLEAREAMATGSLLAGMAFGNAGVGAVHALAYPLGGRYHLPHGVTNALLLPHVMRWNALACVERFRDIAEALDTAHHALKDEAAAELVVERLHQLCRDVDIPSGLRHFDISEKDIPSLAADAVKVERLLRNNPRQLTQHDIECIYRAAW
- a CDS encoding GlxA family transcriptional regulator — translated: MPDTPTALDMKPLSTGAHPYPRPDSPPVLAPGAAENTLNVWLVPRFSMLTLFCLLEPLRVANRFGRDLFAWRLLSADGEAVVASNGVRIDVDGRLDQLMTGEPRQAPEAVCEQTSASMARMRLMVVSSYEPEASVDSESRAVLRWLAAHGAWLGGLDTAPFILARAGVLAGHPVALHWESVPAFQQEFPELDVSSAPYEWQGERLTGSGGAASIDMMLAWIERLYGPSLADAVGRQIMHQRTAVNVESPTPRDSSLPRSVVRALAVMEANLAQALPIPVVCRLAGQSQRQLTRLFVAQFGETPKQCYLGMRLDHAQRVLADSRVSVSQAAFATGFTHLAHFSRAYQQRFGEAPSVTARRGLAAE
- a CDS encoding trimeric intracellular cation channel family protein — its product is MNWITWLDLAGVMIFALTGVVVACRSRMDPIGMLVLGAVTGIGGGTLRDLVLGIRPVFWVEQPVYLWVILLTVGVATLGFHYIHRLTRVFLPVTDAFGLALFTVLGAHKARMMGVEGIVVVVMGTMSGVAGGMIRDVLARRVPMVLRQEIYASASLAGGILYIALLELGMPLAWATGAAIVMVLMIRLPAIYWNLTLPTFAWVIIPPPDLSASGEPRTSGTPSDNQREQGDAEFATTLGGSVGLSKLEASMKIDQPPEPPMLPRRTPKARVRMLRPGESRRGRN